CTATTGGCCAAAGTGGAGTCAAAAGATCGGCTACAGAAGGACTTTAGATCAGAGTACCTATCTAAAAAGTGACACTTCAGGTTTTCCTATACCTGAACGGCTCTTCATACTTAGTGAGGTAGCTCCAGATAGTTGCGTATTTATGCGCATACAATGACACAAAGTGCAACATTGCTATAAGTGAGAATGCAGTATAATGAAGATAAGTGAAGGAGATGTGGATCTCCTGTAACCTAACCAGGTTCCTACAACTTTTAGCTCATGTGTTAATCCTCAAACGGTTGCCACACAACCATGAATTGCATATGGATGTGCACGAAATGCTTAAGACCTTCTAATTTCTGACAGAGACGCACCGTTTCGTTGACCTCTCTTCGTCTTAAATGGAGGCTAATTCTGGAACGAGCGCCTCCGCTCCCTCGTCTCGATGATGAGAGCTGAAGCACTGATGGGTACGAGAACCGTAATGCTTGTAAATGTCTTCCTTTTGTGCGGGAATACTAGTTAAAGTCATTCGGCTGGTAAATTTGGCTCAACTTTGTGCTATATGGAACTTATGCATTTTTGCTGTAAGAATAGGCATGGGAACAAAAAGGGAAATCGTGTTTAGAAAAATGGAAACAGTTGATCGAACAGTAAATTAGCAACAACTAATTAAGCAGATGAGATACGTCATACATCACCGCAATGCCTAATGGAGCATTTTTTTGACAGTATGCCATACAGTGCCTTTTGGTTTTGCTTACCGAGATGTTGTATGAAAAGAGAAAAAAACTACTccatttatcgaaaaaggcttcgCCCCCACTTTATATATAcatttttgctagaactcatctagatgagatttaatttggtctcattcaccttttatagccattggatgtggtgctataagatgcgtgtgtgctgacgtgggttgtatccgTTCTTGTTTtccaggtgaatgagaccaaattacgtctcatctagatgagttctaggtactcccttatATATAAATCAAAGATCACCAATAACCCGGTACAATGCATGCCATCAGAACACACGCACACATCCAAGACAGGATACATAGGCACTAAGCGCATCAATACCACCCCTAGCACTATATGAGCCACCGGGGGGCCTCAACCGTGAACACGCCACCGTGAAGAGAAGAAGCTACATACGACGCACCGTGGGCTCCAAGCCGATGCCTATAGGAAGGCTACGACACcgaagcgccgccaccgcccgacccaAGAATTAGAGTTTCCCTCGGAGCAACACGACATGCAGtaagagccgcgacgacgcctttaaAAAAGgaacgagcttcgccgccgccggtccgtccgaaaaTAGAACATGTTTTCACCCCGGCTAATATTCACCGCCACTGAACGTCACACCTTggctaccacgccgcccacacggccatggccaccaggcagcaccaagccacgggctTTGCCCATGAGCACCGCGACACCACCACCAGGGCCATCGCCCCGACATCCAGGACCATGACGCCACCTCACCCGTCACTcaccgctaccccaaccaaagatgGGAGTGGAAAGGAACCGCCTTTCACACCCCTAAGCTATCCCCAGCGTCGAGACCCAATAGGCCGGCCAAAACTGGCCACCATCGACCCGTCCTgccgccgggcgcgagacgagctcggtcctgccgcCAGACGCGAGACGAGCCAGGTCATGCTGCCAGGCGCGAGACGAGTTcggttctgctgccgggcgcgggaCGAGTCCAGTCCTGCTGCCGGGTGCGGGACAAGCTCGGACCCGCTGCCGTGCACGAGACGGGCGATGGGCCGCAGCTAGGAGAGGGCCAACCCTCCGATGAAGGTAGTGCCCGAACGAGGTAGAAAGGAATCGAAGGTCGACAAGGACGCTCATCGACAGACAGACGCCGAAGAAGTCCAGCCGTCGTCGTGAAACGACCCAGATCACCGCCATGGGCCACCACCACGCCATGGCAGCCCACGTCCACGTCGGGACCCCGAGGGGCAGCCCCGAGTCATTTTGTCGGAACTACCGCCGTATCAAAAAGCCTGGCACGGACAGTTTGAACTTGGGTCGGCTCGTTCACGAAAGACGACGCGCGTTTGTGTATGCGTATTCAGTACCGTCACAAACATGTTCAAGCATCACACGGTCCGCCACAAACATGTTCGGGCATCACCACGGTCCGAGGCAGGACGTGTCGTGGCAAAACATCTGATATGGAGCAAGGCATAAACCATTTGATACGGCACAACAGATCTTCTGGATTGCTATGTCAAATGGCTCATCCAGGTCGATAACAAGTGGCAAGACCACTATACCACGGCTCATTGTCATTCACCTACTATATTAACTTCAGTCCCGGTCATAGCACAGACCCATAGTCATTCTCCTCCAGCCCCTTTCTTCTGTCAGCACCACTCCAATCATAGCCTCCTCGCGCTTCAAAGCTCTCTGGGATGTACTGTCaccggagcagacgaaggacatTGCCGGGTCCTCTccaggcgcgctccaaagctctcttggacgtattgtcgcaggagcagacgaaggacatcgccggctcccccCTCGGCCGCTCTCCGTCGCCATGACCACGAAGCCGGCACGTGTGCACGGGCGCCACCAGCAGCGAGTAAGAATAGTGcatggtaggtcaccgccgctaTGGTCCCAGaaaggccaccgctcctcccctcCGTCGAAGCTTGGTGGGCTAAATATGTGTATTTTTGTTGATGGCATTTAAAAAAAACAGTGAAACAGGCCTTTGGGTCAATGGGGTTCACCCTGGCCCTCCTANNNNNNNNNNNNNNNNNNNNNNNNNNNNNNNNNNNNNNNNNNNNNNNNNNNNNNNNNNNNNNNNNNNNNNNNNNNNNNNNNNNNNNNNNNNNNNNNNNNNNNNNNNNNNNNNNNNNNNNNNNNNNNNNNNNNNNNNNNNNNNNNNNNNNNNNNNNNNNNNNNNNNNNNNNNNNNNNNNNNNNNNNNNNNNNNNNNNNNNNNNNNNNNNNNNNNNNNNNNNNNNNNNNNNNNNNNNNNNNNNNNNNNNNNNNNNNNNNNNNNNNNNNNNNNNNNNNNNNNNNNNNNNNNNNNNNNNNNNNNNNNNNNNNNNNNNNNNNNNNNNNNNNNNNNNNNNNNNNNNNNNNNGGAGGGGTAATTCGTTCACGGGAACAACCTCCTGACGATCGAATTTGTTCGATccaccctcctccatggcatccaatCGCCAGATATTAGGGCCCTATTACATTGGTCTGTAAAATCTTAGCAAAATTTTGTACGCAGTCATCATAATTTACATgccaatttattattattatttttggtaAAAATTTATTGAGTTACCAATAAAATATTATGTATTTCTCTGGTACTTTTTACTATGCGTGTAAGATTTGACCGAAGTAagctttgctaagtttgaccaactttgtagaacaaatatcaacattcacaatactaaatcaatatcattagatgcatAATGAATTTATTTtttatattgtataactttagtatTGTAGGCATTGATATTTATTCATATAagatggtcaaactttatgaatgaGAAAAGAAATCAAAGATGGAAGGAAAAGAAATAAGGAAAGGGAGACGTCTACAGAGATTGGACGAAGGAAAGTTGAAACGAAGATCTTAAGTTTCTTATTAAGTGCAAAAGTAAAATAAAGTACAGATAAAAGGCGTTAACATGCAAAAAAAAAAAGGCGTTAACATGCTATCTACTACTACTTGGCATCCACCACTGGTGGTACGCAAAAATCTCCTGGCCTCACGCCATTCCTAAATAAAGAAAGCTCCTGCCTCACACTCCATGACACACAAAGCATCGACCTCAGCAGCAGCTGCAACATCTATTCGATCGCCTCGTCCCTCTCCAAACCAATCAAGAAGTTAGTCAGCAATGGCTCTGAGCAGAACCGCGATGAGCGTGTCtttcctcgtcgccgtcgtggtggCAGCCGCATCGGTGCCGGCGGCTACCGCTCAAGCCCCATGCGACAGCGCTTGCCGTCTCAAGGCGGCGGCGGAGGCTTTCACTGCCGCCCCGCCCACCGGGAAGGCCGCCGCGGTCGAGATCTTGAGCAACAAGACTGAAGGTGccgtctcctccgccgagtccgctAACCAGGCTGCTGGGCTGGCCACCCACTGCCTAGACGACTGCAACAAGCTCTGCGGCGCAGGCAAGAAAGACCTCGCGTGCAGCGCAAGGTGCGAGACCATCTGCCGCGTCGAAGTCGAGAGCCTCTCCTTCGCCGCCGACGTGTACGCCAAGAGCTCGGCGTCGGAGAAGACGGCCGTGATTCAAGCCATCGACAAGCAGGCCCGCCAGCCAAGCGACAAGATCAACGCGATCGCTGCCACCTGCATCGGCGACTGCGGCAAGTTCTGCGCTGAGGGCAAGAAAGACCCTGCGTGCGCCACCATTTGCGAGGACGGTTGCCGTGGCAGAGCCGTGAGCGTTGCCTTCGCTTTGGCCACTCCCGACAAGAAAGAGACCATCAAGAAAGACATCGCAGCCGTCGCAGGACTTCCCTAATTAAGGGCTGGGATTGCGTGAACAGAGCCCTGTCCAGCAAAGCGTTCACACATGCAATGCATGCTTCGTTAAATGTTTGCTTCTCTTTTTTGGAGTTGATTTTTTTTAGGCACTAGTACTTGTGCATTCAGTTTTCTAATGTGGATTTCCTAATTATCATCTCGATAAAAGATTATACAATTTTGCTAAACCACATCTAGATGTGCTATCTAAATCCTATATCATTGATCTTACACGAAGATTCGTGTGggtatttttttaattttcttttttttacccttcattgagtcacttagatgtgcaataaccaaTAAAATCTACATCGAGATTTGTAGTCCACCTAACGACAGCTACGAGCACTAAATTGAGCCAAATGCATGccgtcgtcatcgcccctccctcaatgGAGTCAGGCAAAAATTGTTGTAGTAAACagccgggaagtcgtcgtgctaaggcatcATATAAcaagcgcaccagaacaacaatcATCGAGATGAAGAGAAGTGTAGATCTGAATGATCCAACTTGAAGACACACGAACATAAACGAATGAATAATTCCCATATCCTATTTGTCAATAATTTCACGTCAAATGAATATTTTCCCTATGGATCCACCTTTTATGTCTATGCATTTGAGAACTAATTTTGAGATTTAGTTATTACGTTTTTGTCAAGTTTTCTTAGAgtagaatcttctcctttacataaATTGAAATTGTATATTTTCAAATGTTATAAGAAAATCCAATTATGATTCCATTTACTTTGTTACACATCAATACACGACAACTAAATAGGGAACGCTTCACTTTCAAGTTGTCTAGATATGATAACGAAAACTTTCAATGTACATTTCAATGTGCTGTCAGGTGGTTGCTTTGTCATTTATAGTACCTTATTCCATATGCCATTGTTGTTTGTTGATGTATGTCGTCGCTCTTTTTTTCATGTCAAGCTCATCGATATGGATCAACACACCCAGAAGTTGAATCACTTAAAATTCTTCATAATATACTGACACAACGTATGAGACATCATCTAGTTGTTAAATAAAATCAAGTATACGTCCAAGATTGAGCACATCATAAACATAGATTATGAGGAGCCAAAATGGCTAACACATAACGTGGGCCGGCTAAAACGCCATAGGGCCACATAACTTTATACGGATTACTCACTACATCTTTACCCTTCTATTAGTCCTTCCCTAGGAATAAGCCTCGCCGCTCGCCAACTCAAGCCCTTCCTCCCGCACGCTGCCAAGCACTGTtgctgccattgttggggaacgttgcagaaaacaaaaattttcctactcgtttcaccaagatcatctaggagttcatctagcaacgagtcattggatgcatctacatacctttgtagatcgcgagcggaagcgttcaaaagaacgatgatgatgtagtcgtactcgacgtgatccaaatcaccgatgaccagcgccgaacggacggcacctccgcgttcaacacacgtacgggacgggagacgtctcctccttcttgatccagcaagggggaaggagaggttgatgaagatccagcagcacgacggcgtggtggtggatgcagggcgtcacagcagcagggcttcgccgagactacgagggagagacgtaacggagggagatggaggcgccaggggctggtgtgttaggtccctcctctcccccactatatataggggtgccaagggggggggtggtgcgcagcctaggagatccaatctcctatggccggcggccaaggggaggtttccctcccccccaaggcacctaggggtgccttccaccactaggactcctcctagggggaaaccctaggcgcatgggcctataggggctggtgcccttggcccatctaggccaaggcgcaccccctacagcccatgtggccccccgggacaggtggccccacccggtggacccccgggacccttccggtggtcccggtacaataccgataaccccgaaacttgtttcgatgcccgaaatagcacttcctatatataattctttacctccggaccattccggaactcctcgtgacgtctaggatctcatccgggactccgaataatattcgggtttctgcatatacatatcttcataaccctagcgtcaccgaaccttaagtgtgtagaccctacgggttcgggagacaagcagacatgaccgagatgactctccggtcaataaccaacagcgggatctggatacccatgttggctcccacatgctccacgatgatctcatcggatgaaccacgatgtcgaggatttaatcaatcccgtacgctattccctttgtctatcgatatgttacttgcccgagattcgatcgtcgatatcccaatacctcgttcaatctcgttaccggcaagtcactttactcataccataatgcatgatcccgtgaccagacacttggtcactctgagctcattatgatgatgcattaccgagtgggcccagtgatacctctccgtcatacggagtgacaaatcccagtcttgatccatgtcacccaacagacactttcggagatgcccgtagtctacctttatagtcacccagttacgttgtgacgtttggcatacccaaagcactcctacggtatccgggagttacacgatctcatggtcaaaggaatagatacttgacattagaaaactctagcaaacgaactatacgatcttgtgctatgtttaggattgggtctttgtccatcacatcattctcccaatgatgtgatctcgttatcaatgacatccagtgtccatagtcaggaaaccatgactatttgttgatcaacgagctagtcaactagaggctcactagggacatgttggtgtctgttattcacacatgtattacgatttccggataacacaattatagcatgaataaagacaattatcatgaacaaggaaatataataaaaatgcttttattattgcctctagggcatatttccaacagtctcccacttgcactagagtcaataatctagttacattgtgatgaatcgaacacccatggaattctggtgttgatcatgttttgctctagggagaggtttagtcaacggatctgctatattcaggtccgtatgtact
The sequence above is a segment of the Triticum dicoccoides isolate Atlit2015 ecotype Zavitan chromosome 1A, WEW_v2.0, whole genome shotgun sequence genome. Coding sequences within it:
- the LOC119268277 gene encoding uncharacterized protein LOC119268277, translated to MALSRTAMSVSFLVAVVVAAASVPAATAQAPCDSACRLKAAAEAFTAAPPTGKAAAVEILSNKTEGAVSSAESANQAAGLATHCLDDCNKLCGAGKKDLACSARCETICRVEVESLSFAADVYAKSSASEKTAVIQAIDKQARQPSDKINAIAATCIGDCGKFCAEGKKDPACATICEDGCRGRAVSVAFALATPDKKETIKKDIAAVAGLP